Proteins found in one Ferrovibrio sp. MS7 genomic segment:
- the ruvX gene encoding Holliday junction resolvase RuvX: MGLDLGTKTIGLALSDVGHKIATPYATIARKKLKDDVAELTRITTKEGVGGLVLGLPVNMDGTEGPRCQAARAFARNLGPLLPLPLTYWDERLSTVAVQRMMVEADLSRARRAELVDKLAAGYILQAYLDWLRGQEPAAADQSGSP, translated from the coding sequence CTGGGGCTGGACCTCGGCACCAAGACCATCGGCCTGGCGCTTTCCGATGTGGGGCACAAGATCGCCACGCCCTATGCCACGATAGCGCGCAAGAAGCTGAAAGACGACGTCGCCGAACTCACCCGCATCACTACCAAGGAAGGCGTCGGCGGCCTGGTGCTGGGCCTGCCGGTGAACATGGATGGCACCGAGGGGCCACGCTGCCAGGCGGCCCGCGCCTTCGCCCGCAACCTTGGCCCGCTGCTGCCGCTGCCGCTGACCTACTGGGATGAACGGCTCTCCACCGTCGCCGTGCAGCGCATGATGGTGGAAGCCGATTTAAGCCGCGCGCGCCGCGCAGAACTGGTGGACAAGCTGGCCGCCGGCTACATCCTGCAGGCCTATCTCGACTGGCTGCGCGGCCAGGAACCGGCAGCGGCGGATCAGTCCGGCAGCCCGTAG
- a CDS encoding substrate-binding periplasmic protein gives MYIFLAVAALGVGFDVRSQPRGIIVGVEDLDYPPHYTTLSGTYRGFGREFFDAFAAAEGLTVEYRPLPVVRLHQALLEGRITFKYPDHPSWQPEPKQAAGVTYSQPVVGYIDGIMVKPERLKQPAEPLHTLAMVRGFSLPAATPWQLQPPALIELTSLGASIRETLLGQAEGLFGNVEVLKHQMRYIMMLPDETLVFDQRLPHQRGSYYVSTRDNKDLLQRLDQWMQRETAMLSALKQRYGLPD, from the coding sequence GTGTACATATTTCTAGCGGTGGCTGCACTCGGCGTCGGCTTCGATGTCCGGTCTCAGCCGCGTGGCATAATTGTCGGCGTCGAGGATCTCGATTACCCGCCGCATTACACCACGCTGTCTGGCACTTATCGCGGCTTCGGGCGTGAATTCTTCGATGCCTTCGCCGCCGCCGAGGGGCTGACGGTGGAATACCGTCCGCTGCCGGTGGTGCGCCTGCACCAGGCGCTGCTGGAAGGCCGCATCACCTTCAAATACCCCGATCACCCGAGCTGGCAGCCGGAGCCGAAGCAGGCTGCGGGTGTGACCTACAGCCAGCCGGTGGTGGGCTATATCGACGGCATCATGGTGAAGCCGGAACGGCTGAAACAGCCGGCCGAGCCGCTGCATACCCTGGCCATGGTGCGCGGTTTCAGCCTGCCGGCGGCTACGCCCTGGCAATTACAGCCGCCGGCCCTGATTGAACTGACGTCACTCGGCGCCTCGATCCGCGAGACATTGCTGGGGCAGGCAGAGGGTTTGTTCGGCAATGTGGAAGTGCTGAAGCACCAGATGCGCTACATCATGATGCTGCCGGACGAGACGCTGGTTTTCGATCAACGGCTGCCGCATCAGCGCGGTAGCTATTACGTTTCCACCCGCGACAACAAGGACCTGCTGCAGCGGCTGGATCAATGGATGCAGCGCGAGACTGCGATGCTCAGCGCGCTGAAGCAGCGCTACGGGCTGCCGGACTGA
- a CDS encoding MFS transporter produces the protein MTDLALPAGQKPELPFRDMQVMALIGLAHGISHFFQLVLPSLFPLLKDDFQVSYTQLGAVMTVFYVTSGLLQTPAGFLVDRIGARNVLLGGLGLYCAGILLYGLAPSFWMLFPIALLAGAGNSVFHPADYSILNASVNQTRLGRAYGSHTLGGNLGWALAPPLMAGAALLLGWRGALALAAVIGFATLALLLLGRERLAEDVNSKGRAQSAGGDKASLAPMLSLPVLVCFGYFLLLAIGLVAIQNFLPTTLDALHGTPLSLATIALTSFLLGASAGVMLGGIVADRGIPPGKIVVFGLLSAAALLLLVARFDLPALPMVAAIAAAGFLQGSTTPSRDLIVRAAAPKGASGRVFGFVYSGLDAGSALAPLAVGLLLDHGAPQHVLVLSAATFALTTLTVYGIRRVSAQ, from the coding sequence ATGACCGATCTCGCCCTCCCTGCCGGCCAGAAGCCGGAATTGCCCTTCCGCGACATGCAGGTGATGGCGCTGATCGGGCTGGCGCATGGCATCAGCCATTTCTTCCAGCTTGTGCTGCCGAGCCTGTTTCCGCTGCTCAAAGATGATTTCCAGGTCAGCTATACCCAGCTCGGCGCCGTGATGACTGTGTTCTATGTCACCTCCGGCCTGTTGCAGACGCCGGCCGGTTTCCTGGTCGACCGCATCGGCGCGCGCAACGTGCTGCTTGGCGGCCTCGGCCTCTATTGCGCCGGCATACTGCTCTATGGCCTGGCACCAAGCTTCTGGATGCTGTTTCCCATCGCCCTGCTCGCCGGCGCCGGCAACAGCGTGTTCCATCCCGCCGATTACTCGATCCTCAATGCCTCGGTGAACCAGACCAGGCTCGGCCGCGCCTATGGCTCGCATACGCTGGGCGGCAATCTCGGCTGGGCGCTGGCGCCGCCGCTGATGGCCGGTGCGGCCTTGCTGCTCGGCTGGCGCGGCGCGCTTGCGCTGGCGGCGGTGATCGGTTTCGCCACCCTGGCCTTGCTGCTGCTTGGCCGTGAGCGCCTGGCCGAGGATGTGAACAGCAAGGGCCGCGCCCAATCCGCCGGCGGCGACAAGGCCAGCCTCGCGCCCATGCTCAGCCTGCCGGTGCTGGTCTGCTTCGGCTATTTCCTGCTGCTCGCCATCGGGCTGGTGGCGATCCAGAATTTCCTGCCGACCACGCTGGATGCGCTGCATGGCACGCCGCTCAGCCTCGCCACTATCGCCCTCACCAGCTTCCTGCTCGGCGCTTCCGCCGGCGTGATGCTGGGCGGCATTGTGGCGGACCGCGGCATTCCGCCGGGCAAGATCGTGGTGTTCGGCCTGCTCAGCGCCGCTGCCCTGCTGCTGCTGGTGGCGCGCTTCGACCTGCCGGCCTTGCCGATGGTCGCGGCGATTGCTGCCGCCGGCTTCCTGCAAGGCAGCACCACGCCATCGCGCGACCTGATCGTGCGCGCCGCCGCGCCCAAGGGCGCCTCGGGCCGCGTGTTCGGTTTCGTCTATTCCGGCCTCGATGCCGGCTCGGCCCTGGCGCCGCTGGCGGTCGGGCTGCTGCTCGACCACGGCGCACCGCAGCATGTGCTGGTGCTGTCAGCGGCAACCTTTGCGCTGACCACGCTCACCGTCTACGGCATCCGCCGCGTCAGCGCGCAATAG
- a CDS encoding OmpA family protein, with product MRAVALITTLMLSLPGAVLAQEAERDYTLKQTVVFFSEQSAGLSDLAQRVLDTQVALLDDAELTLTGEASLDEGDEAVMLSLARAEAVRDYLLARGVEPGHVAVTASRISLPGEGGPMVNAELRQRQPMLIN from the coding sequence ATGCGTGCTGTTGCCCTGATAACCACCCTGATGCTTTCCCTGCCGGGCGCTGTCCTGGCACAGGAGGCAGAGCGTGACTACACGCTGAAACAGACGGTTGTATTCTTCTCCGAGCAATCGGCGGGCTTGAGCGATCTGGCGCAGCGCGTGCTGGATACTCAGGTGGCGCTGCTCGATGATGCTGAACTGACCCTTACCGGCGAAGCTTCGCTGGATGAGGGCGACGAGGCCGTGATGCTCAGCCTGGCGCGTGCCGAAGCCGTGCGTGATTACCTGCTGGCGCGCGGCGTCGAGCCGGGCCATGTCGCCGTCACCGCCAGCCGCATCAGTCTGCCAGGAGAGGGTGGCCCGATGGTGAACGCCGAACTGCGCCAGCGCCAGCCCATGCTAATAAACTAG
- a CDS encoding nuclear transport factor 2 family protein — translation MHNRPEQDILAVVQTYLDGLYEGDTKKLAQAFHPAAHLYCTTGNTLVNVDQQQWYDLVNSRPSAKSKGQGREHERLLLLDVTGPNTALVKLNCAILPRLFTDYLNFVLLDGRWQIISKTYHFETV, via the coding sequence ATGCATAATCGTCCAGAGCAGGACATTCTCGCCGTGGTGCAGACCTATCTCGATGGGTTGTATGAAGGCGACACCAAGAAACTGGCGCAGGCGTTCCATCCGGCGGCGCATCTCTACTGCACCACCGGCAACACCCTGGTGAATGTGGACCAGCAGCAGTGGTACGACCTGGTGAATTCCCGCCCGTCCGCCAAGTCGAAGGGCCAGGGCCGCGAGCATGAGCGCCTGCTGCTGCTGGATGTCACCGGGCCGAACACGGCGCTGGTGAAGCTGAATTGCGCCATCCTGCCGCGCCTGTTCACCGACTACCTGAACTTCGTGCTGCTCGATGGCCGTTGGCAGATTATTTCGAAAACCTATCATTTCGAAACGGTTTAA
- a CDS encoding dipeptidase produces the protein MRIGWEDIHAGRTEALHGTWVELEGWCLGLEGPQRSDYFALTDEPGCCATHLPRDPARRVEVLAALPLRLDAPRLRLRGEWQRLPGDDPDDWRYQLRQASPVADPMEAAPHPGFTRRAMLAGGGALLGLSAWRPQAAQAATPALGTAEMRALLTALPTIDIHSHGGSLIGLRRTEEAAPFSPLAEPMRQGGMAVVCLTVVADTPVTTITGGQVKPVRDPKPGELYGFATKSFPRALALAKAQNLKVITTATELAATRPDNPGVIIASEGADFLEGKLERLDEAYNRWQLRHLQLTHYRPNELGDIQTEPAVHGGLTAFGAEVVKRCNQLGVVVDVAHAPMNMVRQVAEVSTKPLVLSHTSMTIKPGPTSRQISREHARFIAATRGVIGIWPPSGIYATMAELATGIARVAELIGTDYVGIGTDMMGLVGASTFDSYTELPTLANALLGVGFKPAEVQKILGGNYARVFAATVGG, from the coding sequence ATGCGCATCGGCTGGGAGGATATCCACGCGGGCCGCACCGAAGCCCTGCACGGTACCTGGGTGGAACTGGAAGGCTGGTGCCTCGGCCTGGAAGGACCGCAGCGCAGCGACTATTTCGCGCTCACGGATGAGCCGGGCTGCTGCGCCACGCATCTGCCGCGCGATCCAGCACGGCGTGTGGAAGTGCTGGCTGCCCTGCCGCTGCGCCTCGATGCCCCGCGTCTGCGCCTGCGCGGCGAATGGCAACGCCTGCCCGGCGACGATCCCGACGACTGGCGCTACCAGCTTCGCCAAGCCAGCCCTGTCGCTGACCCGATGGAAGCCGCACCGCATCCCGGCTTCACCCGCCGCGCCATGCTGGCCGGCGGCGGCGCCCTGCTCGGCCTCTCCGCCTGGCGTCCCCAAGCCGCCCAGGCGGCAACACCGGCACTCGGCACAGCCGAGATGCGTGCCCTACTCACTGCCCTGCCCACCATCGACATCCACAGCCATGGCGGCTCGTTGATCGGCCTGCGCCGCACCGAGGAAGCCGCGCCCTTCTCACCGCTCGCCGAACCGATGCGCCAAGGCGGCATGGCGGTGGTCTGCCTTACCGTGGTGGCGGATACGCCGGTCACCACCATCACCGGCGGCCAGGTGAAGCCGGTGCGCGATCCCAAGCCCGGCGAACTTTATGGCTTCGCCACCAAGTCGTTTCCGCGCGCGCTGGCGCTCGCCAAGGCGCAGAATCTGAAAGTCATCACCACAGCAACCGAACTGGCGGCAACGCGGCCCGATAATCCCGGCGTGATCATCGCCAGCGAGGGCGCCGACTTCCTGGAAGGCAAGCTTGAGCGGCTGGACGAAGCCTATAACCGCTGGCAGCTTCGCCATCTACAATTGACGCATTACCGCCCGAACGAACTCGGCGATATCCAGACCGAGCCTGCCGTGCATGGCGGCCTCACGGCGTTTGGCGCCGAGGTGGTGAAACGCTGCAACCAGCTTGGCGTCGTGGTGGATGTGGCGCATGCGCCGATGAACATGGTGCGACAGGTGGCCGAGGTCAGCACCAAGCCGCTGGTACTGTCGCATACCTCGATGACCATCAAGCCCGGTCCGACCAGCCGGCAGATTTCGCGCGAGCATGCCCGCTTCATTGCCGCCACGCGCGGCGTCATCGGCATCTGGCCGCCCAGCGGTATCTACGCCACCATGGCCGAACTGGCCACCGGCATCGCCCGCGTGGCGGAACTGATCGGCACCGATTATGTCGGCATCGGCACCGACATGATGGGCTTGGTCGGCGCCTCGACGTTCGACAGCTATACCGAACTGCCGACCCTCGCCAATGCGCTGCTGGGCGTCGGCTTCAAGCCGGCGGAAGTGCAGAAAATCCTCGGCGGCAATTACGCCCGCGTCTTTGCCGCGACCGTTGGCGGCTGA
- a CDS encoding cytidine deaminase: protein MTLPTEDAELLEAARGLIRQRYAVGRHHIAAALRTRSGKIVTGLHLDTYVGRASVCAEAVAVGQAMAQGAGKDDPITAIVSVRHPRPTEANQQIQVVAPCGICREMLRDFAPDARVILDVDGGLRAFSTADLLPLKYHRQP from the coding sequence ATGACGCTGCCCACCGAAGATGCCGAATTGCTGGAAGCCGCGCGCGGGCTGATACGGCAGCGTTACGCCGTCGGGCGGCATCACATCGCGGCGGCCCTGCGCACGCGCTCGGGCAAGATCGTCACCGGCCTGCATCTCGATACCTATGTCGGGCGTGCATCCGTCTGTGCGGAAGCGGTGGCGGTGGGGCAGGCGATGGCCCAGGGCGCCGGCAAGGACGATCCGATCACGGCCATCGTCTCGGTGCGGCATCCCAGGCCGACCGAGGCTAACCAGCAGATTCAAGTTGTGGCGCCCTGCGGCATCTGCCGCGAGATGCTGCGCGACTTCGCGCCCGATGCCCGCGTGATCCTGGACGTCGATGGCGGCCTGCGTGCCTTTAGCACCGCAGACTTGCTGCCACTGAAATACCACCGCCAGCCCTAA
- a CDS encoding valine--tRNA ligase: MLDKTYQPQSVEQRLYEAWEQAGAFKPGVKSGRPYTIALPPPNVTGSLHIGHALNHTLQDVLIRFERMRGRNALWQPGTDHAGIATQMVVERQLAAKQMSRHDMGRAKFLEAVWEWKAESGGMITGQQRRLGESCDWSRERFTMDEGLSAAVRKVFVELYRDGLIYKDKRLVNWDPKLLTAISDLEVEQHEVRSHLWYFKYPLEGRSGEFITVATTRPETMLGDTGIAVHPEDERYKHLIGSYAILPLVGRRIPIVGDEYSDPTKGSGAVKMTPAHDFNDFEVGKRHGLEMINIFDKHAHLNDNVPEAYRGLERFAARKKVVADLEALELVEKIEPNTHMVPHGDRSQVVIEPWLTEQWYVNAEVLAKPAIEAVEKGDIQFVPKSWDKTYFEWMRNIQPWCISRQLWWGHQIPAWYGPDNQVFVAYDEAEAQAQAGKHYGKTVALTRDEDVLDTWFSSALWPFSTLGWPEPTDVLKAHYPNDVLVTGFDIIFFWVARMIMMGLHFTRQVPFRTVYIHALVRDEKGQKMSKSKGNVLDPLDLIDKFGADALRFALSIFAAQGRDVKMSESRVEGYRNFATKLWNAARFAEMNECRLDAGFDPAAVQQTVNRWIIGRLGRAARETTAALEAYKFNEAAAALYQFTWSVFCDWYLELIKPVLMGEEGAAKAETRATCAYVLRQLIHLLHPFMPFITEELWEQLFDGKSPDGKSGGFLMLRDWPSDGARADDAAATAEIDWLIRLIEGVRAARSELNVPAAAKIALIVNGGGADVAARLDRHADPIKRLARIETITLEQPVPQGSARVVLDDATLVLPLADVIDIAKERTRLAKERDKALAEIAKIDAKLGDATFMSRAPEAVVEEQRERRVVQGALAEKLGEALAQLG, from the coding sequence ATGCTGGACAAGACCTATCAGCCGCAATCCGTGGAACAGCGCCTCTATGAGGCCTGGGAGCAGGCCGGCGCCTTCAAGCCCGGCGTGAAATCCGGCAGGCCCTACACCATCGCGCTGCCGCCGCCGAACGTCACCGGCAGCCTGCATATCGGCCATGCGCTGAACCATACCCTGCAGGATGTGCTGATCCGCTTCGAGCGTATGCGCGGCCGCAATGCGCTGTGGCAGCCGGGCACCGACCATGCCGGCATCGCGACGCAGATGGTGGTGGAGCGCCAGCTCGCCGCCAAGCAGATGAGCCGTCACGACATGGGCCGCGCCAAGTTCCTGGAGGCGGTGTGGGAGTGGAAGGCGGAATCCGGCGGCATGATCACCGGCCAGCAGCGCCGGCTTGGCGAAAGCTGCGACTGGAGCCGCGAACGCTTTACCATGGATGAAGGCCTCAGCGCCGCCGTGCGCAAGGTGTTCGTCGAACTCTATCGCGATGGCCTGATCTACAAGGACAAGCGGCTGGTCAATTGGGACCCGAAGCTGCTGACGGCGATCTCCGACCTTGAGGTCGAGCAGCATGAGGTGCGTTCGCATCTCTGGTACTTCAAGTATCCGCTGGAAGGCCGGAGCGGCGAATTCATCACCGTTGCCACCACGCGGCCCGAGACCATGCTGGGCGATACCGGCATTGCGGTACATCCGGAAGATGAACGCTACAAGCACCTGATCGGCTCGTATGCCATCCTGCCGCTGGTCGGCCGGCGGATTCCGATTGTCGGCGACGAGTATTCCGATCCCACCAAGGGCTCGGGCGCGGTGAAGATGACGCCAGCGCATGACTTCAACGATTTCGAGGTCGGCAAGCGCCATGGCCTCGAGATGATCAACATTTTCGACAAGCACGCCCATCTCAACGACAACGTGCCGGAAGCCTATCGTGGCCTGGAGCGGTTCGCCGCGCGCAAGAAGGTGGTGGCCGATCTCGAGGCGCTCGAACTGGTCGAGAAGATCGAGCCCAACACCCATATGGTGCCGCATGGCGACCGTTCGCAGGTGGTGATCGAGCCATGGCTGACCGAGCAGTGGTATGTCAACGCCGAGGTGCTGGCCAAGCCCGCCATCGAGGCGGTGGAGAAGGGCGATATCCAGTTCGTGCCAAAGAGCTGGGACAAGACCTACTTTGAATGGATGCGTAACATCCAGCCCTGGTGCATCTCGCGCCAGCTCTGGTGGGGCCACCAGATCCCGGCCTGGTATGGCCCGGACAATCAGGTATTCGTCGCCTATGACGAGGCGGAAGCGCAAGCGCAGGCCGGCAAGCATTACGGCAAGACCGTTGCGCTGACCCGCGACGAGGATGTGCTCGATACCTGGTTTTCGTCCGCGCTGTGGCCGTTCTCGACGCTCGGCTGGCCGGAACCGACCGACGTGCTGAAGGCGCATTACCCGAACGACGTGCTGGTCACCGGTTTCGACATCATCTTCTTCTGGGTCGCCCGGATGATCATGATGGGCCTGCATTTCACTAGGCAAGTACCGTTCCGCACCGTCTACATCCACGCCCTGGTCCGCGACGAGAAGGGCCAGAAGATGTCGAAGTCGAAGGGCAACGTGCTTGACCCGCTCGACCTGATCGACAAATTCGGCGCCGATGCGCTGCGTTTCGCGCTCTCCATCTTCGCCGCCCAGGGCCGCGACGTGAAAATGTCGGAGAGCCGCGTCGAGGGCTACCGCAACTTCGCCACCAAGCTGTGGAACGCCGCGCGCTTCGCCGAGATGAACGAGTGCCGGCTTGATGCCGGCTTCGATCCCGCCGCCGTGCAGCAGACGGTGAACCGCTGGATCATCGGCCGCTTGGGCCGTGCTGCGCGCGAGACCACCGCCGCGCTGGAAGCCTACAAGTTCAACGAGGCCGCCGCCGCGCTCTACCAGTTCACCTGGTCGGTGTTCTGCGACTGGTATCTGGAATTGATCAAGCCGGTGCTGATGGGCGAGGAGGGCGCCGCCAAGGCCGAGACGCGCGCCACCTGCGCCTATGTGCTGCGGCAGTTGATCCATCTGCTGCATCCCTTCATGCCGTTCATCACGGAAGAACTCTGGGAGCAGTTGTTTGACGGCAAGAGCCCCGATGGTAAGAGTGGCGGCTTCCTGATGCTGCGTGACTGGCCGAGCGATGGCGCCCGCGCCGACGATGCGGCAGCCACTGCCGAGATCGACTGGCTGATCCGCCTGATTGAGGGCGTGCGCGCGGCGCGCAGTGAACTCAACGTGCCGGCGGCGGCGAAGATCGCGCTGATTGTCAATGGCGGCGGCGCCGACGTGGCGGCGCGGCTGGACCGTCATGCCGATCCGATCAAGCGCCTGGCGCGCATCGAGACGATCACGCTGGAGCAGCCGGTGCCGCAGGGCTCGGCCCGCGTCGTGCTGGATGATGCCACCCTGGTGTTGCCGCTGGCCGATGTGATCGACATTGCCAAGGAGCGCACGCGCCTGGCCAAGGAGCGCGACAAGGCGCTGGCCGAGATCGCCAAGATCGACGCCAAGCTCGGCGACGCCACCTTCATGTCGCGCGCCCCGGAAGCCGTGGTGGAAGAACAGCGCGAACGCCGCGTGGTGCAGGGCGCGCTCGCCGAGAAACTCGGCGAGGCGCTGGCGCAGCTTGGCTGA
- a CDS encoding DUF2497 domain-containing protein, whose amino-acid sequence MSDPKAGQSEPTMEEILASIRRIISEDGAENAAAPAPEPEPVAAAPEPEPEPPPPEPEPEPEPEPEPEPPPPPPPPPPPPPRMADPEPEPEEEYVPPPPPPPPRRRPPPPPREEIYDLTDVVRDDDYEALVSQPTATRAASHLGTLAGAVAGGRAMGLGNGQRTLEELVKELLRPMLKEWLDAHLATIVQRIVEREVARLTIQAEEEQDHL is encoded by the coding sequence ATGAGCGACCCTAAGGCAGGGCAGAGCGAACCGACAATGGAGGAGATTCTTGCCTCCATCCGCCGGATTATTTCCGAGGATGGGGCTGAGAATGCCGCCGCGCCGGCGCCTGAGCCCGAACCCGTAGCTGCTGCGCCAGAACCCGAGCCGGAACCGCCGCCGCCCGAGCCGGAACCCGAGCCCGAGCCGGAGCCGGAACCCGAGCCGCCGCCGCCGCCTCCACCCCCGCCGCCACCGCCGCCGCGTATGGCCGACCCGGAACCGGAGCCGGAGGAGGAATATGTCCCTCCGCCCCCGCCCCCGCCGCCGCGTCGTCGCCCGCCGCCGCCGCCGCGCGAGGAAATCTACGACCTCACCGATGTGGTGCGGGACGACGACTACGAGGCCCTGGTCTCGCAGCCGACGGCCACCCGGGCCGCGAGCCATCTTGGCACCCTTGCCGGCGCCGTCGCCGGCGGCCGCGCCATGGGCCTGGGCAATGGCCAGCGCACGCTGGAAGAGCTGGTGAAGGAATTGCTGCGCCCGATGCTCAAGGAATGGCTCGACGCGCATCTCGCCACCATCGTACAGCGCATCGTCGAGCGCGAGGTGGCCCGCCTGACTATTCAGGCGGAAGAGGAGCAGGACCACCTGTAA
- a CDS encoding TolC family outer membrane protein — protein sequence MAKVSFLRGALLGSAAILSAAWLLAASQAGAQTLNEVLSNAYTNNPTLGAARAAVRATDEGVPQALSGWRPTVSLTGEAGVLRQDYKPNTASTMSDTINPTSLGVSVTQPLYRGGRVEALTDSAEALVQAARQDLASTERRVLQDSVTAYMDVLRDQAVVDLTRNNEGVLRRQLEATRERFRVGEITRTDVAQAESRLSRATADRISAEGALISSRATFARITGLQPGRLVPPPPLPTLPANEDEAISIGDKENPELQAAQFRELSARADVRAASGALLPSVSLNASAARTTEQSRADLDLNTARASIQVTVPLYEAGGVYSQTRQRKQTFNQRRIQVDEQRRLVRQSVTQAWENLNTARSNINARKAQVQASRIALEGVQQEAEVGSRTTLDVLDAEQEYLDAQVAQVRAERDEYVAGFVLYSAVGRLSARNLSLPVQLYDPAENYTRVRDLWFGTDGGLDVE from the coding sequence ATGGCGAAAGTATCTTTCTTGCGCGGTGCGCTTCTTGGTAGTGCTGCGATCTTGTCTGCCGCCTGGCTTCTGGCCGCGTCCCAGGCCGGAGCGCAGACCCTCAATGAGGTGCTGTCCAACGCCTATACCAACAACCCGACACTGGGTGCCGCCCGCGCCGCGGTGCGGGCCACCGATGAAGGCGTGCCGCAGGCGCTTTCCGGCTGGCGTCCAACCGTCAGCCTGACCGGCGAAGCCGGCGTGCTGCGCCAGGATTACAAGCCGAATACCGCTTCCACCATGAGCGACACGATCAACCCGACCTCGCTCGGCGTTTCGGTGACCCAGCCGCTGTATCGCGGTGGCCGCGTCGAAGCGCTGACCGACAGTGCCGAGGCGCTGGTCCAGGCCGCCCGCCAGGATCTCGCCAGCACCGAGCGCCGCGTGCTGCAGGATAGCGTCACGGCCTATATGGACGTGCTGCGCGATCAGGCCGTGGTCGATCTGACCCGCAATAACGAAGGTGTGCTGCGTCGCCAGCTCGAAGCCACCCGCGAGCGTTTCCGCGTCGGTGAAATCACCCGCACCGACGTGGCGCAGGCGGAATCGCGCCTGAGCCGTGCCACCGCCGACCGCATTTCCGCCGAGGGCGCGCTGATCTCCAGCCGCGCCACCTTCGCCCGCATCACCGGCCTTCAGCCGGGCCGCCTGGTGCCGCCGCCGCCGTTGCCGACCCTGCCGGCCAACGAGGACGAGGCGATTTCGATTGGCGACAAGGAAAACCCCGAATTGCAGGCGGCGCAGTTCCGCGAGCTGTCGGCCCGCGCCGATGTGCGCGCGGCCTCCGGCGCGCTGCTGCCCAGCGTGTCGCTGAATGCTTCGGCGGCCCGCACCACGGAGCAGAGCCGCGCCGATCTCGACCTCAACACCGCCCGCGCCAGCATCCAGGTGACGGTGCCGCTGTATGAGGCCGGCGGCGTCTACAGCCAGACCCGCCAGCGCAAGCAGACCTTCAATCAGCGCCGCATCCAGGTGGACGAGCAGCGCCGCCTGGTGCGCCAGAGCGTCACCCAGGCCTGGGAAAACCTCAATACCGCGCGCTCCAACATCAACGCCCGCAAGGCGCAGGTGCAGGCCTCGCGCATCGCCCTCGAAGGCGTGCAGCAGGAAGCCGAGGTCGGCTCGCGCACCACGCTGGACGTGCTGGACGCGGAGCAGGAATACCTCGATGCCCAGGTGGCGCAGGTGCGCGCCGAGCGCGATGAGTATGTCGCCGGCTTCGTGCTCTACTCGGCGGTTGGCCGTCTTTCGGCCCGCAACCTCTCCCTGCCGGTACAGCTTTACGATCCGGCCGAGAACTACACGCGGGTGCGCGACCTGTGGTTTGGCACCGATGGCGGGCTCGACGTCGAATAA
- a CDS encoding rhodanese-like domain-containing protein: protein MTALPVEIEVEELSLWLEGKGDVALLDVREDWEVKLCALPGAIHIPLGQVPARAGEVPKASRVVVFCHHGGRSLRATQWLRANGFSQAINLAGGIHAWAERIDPDMATY, encoded by the coding sequence ATGACTGCCCTGCCGGTGGAAATCGAAGTTGAGGAATTGTCGCTCTGGCTCGAGGGCAAGGGAGATGTCGCCCTGCTCGACGTGCGAGAGGATTGGGAAGTGAAGCTTTGCGCCCTGCCGGGTGCCATCCATATCCCGCTGGGCCAGGTTCCCGCGCGGGCCGGGGAAGTGCCGAAGGCCAGCCGGGTGGTGGTGTTCTGCCATCATGGCGGGCGCAGCCTGCGGGCCACCCAGTGGCTGCGGGCGAATGGATTTTCACAGGCGATTAACCTCGCCGGCGGTATTCATGCCTGGGCCGAACGGATCGACCCGGACATGGCGACCTACTGA